From one Phycisphaerae bacterium genomic stretch:
- a CDS encoding flagellin, whose protein sequence is MTSMIAARVLNTQLAASNKSLERLSTGLRINRASDDPAGLIASEVLRGEKASLQAAIANGQRASQVVATAEGALTEISNLLVELQDMVVSTANRAGLGDEEVEAKQLEVDSILSSINRIAGGAEFAGVKLLDGSADFRFSGLAASCIQDARIESMQSTGGAPRPIMVEVLQTGQYARLIYAKSALAGENVTLRIA, encoded by the coding sequence GTGACTTCGATGATCGCGGCCAGGGTGCTCAACACGCAACTGGCCGCGTCGAACAAGTCCCTGGAACGACTCAGTACAGGGCTGCGGATCAACCGCGCCTCGGACGATCCAGCCGGCCTTATCGCCTCGGAAGTGCTGCGGGGCGAGAAGGCGTCGCTCCAGGCGGCCATCGCCAACGGCCAGCGGGCCTCGCAGGTTGTCGCCACCGCCGAAGGCGCCCTCACGGAAATCTCCAACCTCCTGGTCGAACTGCAGGACATGGTGGTTTCGACGGCCAACCGGGCCGGACTGGGCGATGAGGAGGTCGAAGCCAAACAGCTCGAGGTCGACTCGATCCTTTCCAGCATCAACCGGATCGCCGGCGGCGCCGAGTTCGCGGGCGTCAAGCTGCTCGACGGGTCGGCGGACTTTCGGTTCAGCGGCCTGGCCGCTTCGTGCATCCAGGATGCCCGCATCGAGTCGATGCAGTCGACGGGCGGGGCTCCCCGTCCGATCATGGTCGAGGTTCTCCAGACCGGCCAGTACGCGCGGCTGATCTACGCCAAATCAGCCCTTGCCGGCGAAAACGTCACCTTGAGGATCGCGG
- the aroA gene encoding 3-phosphoshikimate 1-carboxyvinyltransferase has product MAKLVCSKSRLRGQVGIPGSKSHTIRAVVFGSLADGRTIIRRPLVSLDARSAAACYRTFGAQIDLNAGSADEPVWRIEGLAGQPRLPENVIDVGNSGTTLRMALGTASLLDRGAAVFTGDDQIRRRTAGPLLRSLNDLGGRAFSTRGNDLAPYVVSGPLTGGKTEIQAVSSQYLSSLLACCPLASGDSEITVTLLNEKPYVEMTLWWLETLGLRYENQDFKRFRIPGGQRISGFEIAVPGDFSSATFFLCAAALAGDEVRLTGLDMSDTQGDKAVIDYLRQMGASIDIDKDTIIVRQAKLHGARIDLNATPDALPAMAVTACFAEGPTHLANVPQARMKETDRIAVMTRELTKLGAKVEELPDGLIVHSSRLRGGLVDGHGDHRVVMALAMAGLVTDEPVEIEGSEAAAVTFPDFVRLMTDLGAALRETA; this is encoded by the coding sequence GTGGCCAAACTCGTTTGCTCCAAATCGCGGTTGCGCGGACAGGTCGGTATTCCCGGGTCGAAGTCGCATACGATCCGGGCGGTGGTGTTCGGCTCGCTGGCCGACGGCCGGACGATCATCCGCCGGCCACTGGTCAGCCTCGACGCCCGGTCCGCCGCTGCGTGTTATCGGACCTTCGGAGCCCAGATCGACCTGAACGCCGGATCGGCAGACGAGCCGGTGTGGCGAATTGAGGGGCTGGCGGGCCAGCCGAGACTGCCCGAAAACGTCATCGACGTCGGCAACTCCGGCACCACCTTACGAATGGCTTTGGGCACAGCCAGCCTGCTGGACCGCGGCGCCGCGGTCTTCACCGGTGACGATCAGATTCGCCGCCGGACCGCCGGACCGCTGCTGCGGAGCCTCAACGACCTGGGCGGCCGGGCCTTCAGCACCCGCGGCAACGACCTGGCGCCCTACGTGGTGTCCGGCCCGCTGACCGGCGGCAAGACCGAGATCCAAGCCGTTTCCAGTCAGTACCTCTCGTCGCTGCTGGCCTGCTGTCCGCTGGCCTCGGGCGACAGCGAGATCACAGTAACGCTGCTCAATGAAAAGCCGTACGTCGAGATGACCCTCTGGTGGCTGGAGACGCTGGGCCTTCGTTACGAGAACCAGGATTTCAAACGCTTCCGCATTCCCGGCGGTCAGCGGATCAGCGGATTCGAGATTGCGGTGCCCGGCGATTTCTCATCCGCGACGTTCTTCCTGTGCGCCGCCGCCCTGGCCGGTGACGAGGTCCGCCTGACCGGACTCGATATGAGCGACACGCAGGGCGACAAAGCCGTGATCGACTACTTACGTCAGATGGGAGCCTCGATCGACATCGACAAGGACACCATCATCGTCCGCCAGGCCAAGCTTCATGGCGCGCGGATCGACCTGAACGCCACGCCTGACGCCCTGCCGGCGATGGCGGTGACCGCCTGTTTCGCCGAAGGGCCCACGCATCTGGCCAACGTCCCGCAGGCAAGGATGAAAGAGACCGACCGGATCGCCGTGATGACGCGGGAGTTGACCAAGCTGGGCGCCAAGGTCGAGGAACTGCCCGACGGGCTGATCGTCCATTCCAGCCGGCTTCGCGGCGGCTTGGTTGATGGCCACGGCGACCATCGCGTGGTCATGGCCCTGGCGATGGCCGGGCTGGTGACCGACGAGCCGGTCGAGATCGAAGGCAGCGAAGCCGCGGCGGTCACCTTCCCCGACTTCGTCCGCCTCATGACCGACCTCGGCGCCGCCCTTCGCGAGACCGCCTGA